A region of Candidatus Endomicrobium procryptotermitis DNA encodes the following proteins:
- the efp gene encoding elongation factor P, which produces MISTSDFRNGLNILVDGEPYQITWFQNHKPGKGGAVMRVKLRHLKKGGTIERTFKSGEKFESLSVTRQKKQFLYKEGEKFNFMDMNSYEQVSVAPEFIGEMVNYLKENLEVEAVYLENELIGMELPLIIEMTISEAEPGIKGDSVSNMTKMAKLETGADIRVPLFIKEGDKIKVDTRTGEYVERV; this is translated from the coding sequence ATGATTTCAACATCTGATTTTAGAAACGGACTCAATATTTTGGTTGATGGAGAGCCTTATCAGATTACATGGTTTCAAAATCATAAGCCCGGAAAAGGCGGCGCCGTAATGCGCGTAAAGCTCAGACATCTTAAAAAAGGCGGCACAATAGAACGCACTTTCAAATCCGGCGAAAAGTTTGAATCTTTAAGCGTTACAAGGCAGAAAAAGCAGTTCCTTTATAAAGAAGGCGAAAAGTTTAATTTTATGGACATGAACTCTTACGAACAAGTAAGCGTCGCACCTGAGTTTATCGGAGAAATGGTAAACTATCTTAAAGAAAATCTTGAAGTTGAAGCTGTATATCTTGAAAATGAACTTATCGGCATGGAGCTTCCTTTGATTATAGAAATGACAATTTCTGAAGCGGAACCTGGAATTAAAGGCGATTCGGTTTCCAATATGACAAAGATGGCAAAACTTGAAACTGGCGCGGATATCAGGGTTCCTTTATTTATCAAAGAAGGCGATAAAATTAAAGTGGATACAAGAACCGGAGAATACGTAGAAAGAGTATAA